A single genomic interval of Microbacterium oleivorans harbors:
- the groL gene encoding chaperonin GroEL (60 kDa chaperone family; promotes refolding of misfolded polypeptides especially under stressful conditions; forms two stacked rings of heptamers to form a barrel-shaped 14mer; ends can be capped by GroES; misfolded proteins enter the barrel where they are refolded when GroES binds), producing the protein MAKIIAFDEEARRGLERGLNILADAVKVTLGPRGRNVVLEKKWGAPTITNDGVSIAKEIELDDPYEKIGAELVKEVAKKTDDVAGDGTTTATVLAQALVREGLRNVAAGADPISLKKGIEKAVKAITDQLLADAKEVESKEQIAATASISAADASIGELIAEAIDKVGKEGVVTVEESNTFGTELELTEGMRFDKGYINPYFVTDPERQEAVFEDPYILIANQKISNIKDLLPIVDKVIQEGKELLIIAEDVEGEALATLVLNKIRGIFKSAAVKAPGFGDRRKAQLQDIAILTGGQVITEEVGLKLENATVDLLGRARKVIITKDETTIIEGAGDSAQLEGRVTQIRREIDNTDSDYDREKLQERLAKLAGGVAVIKAGAATEVELKERKHRIEDAVRNAKAAVEEGVVAGGGVALIQAGKTAFAGLELSGDEATGANIVRVAIEAPLKQIALNAGLEPGVVANKVAELEIGFGLNAATGEYGDLFAQGIIDPAKVTRSALQNAASIAGLFLTTEAVVAEKPEKNPAPAGDPTGGMDF; encoded by the coding sequence ATGGCAAAGATCATCGCTTTCGACGAGGAGGCCCGACGTGGCCTCGAGCGCGGCCTGAACATCCTGGCCGACGCCGTCAAGGTGACGCTCGGCCCCCGCGGTCGCAACGTCGTGCTCGAGAAGAAGTGGGGCGCCCCCACCATCACGAACGATGGCGTCTCGATCGCCAAGGAGATCGAGCTCGACGACCCGTACGAGAAGATCGGCGCGGAGCTCGTCAAGGAGGTCGCCAAGAAGACCGACGACGTCGCTGGTGACGGAACCACGACCGCGACAGTCCTCGCTCAGGCGCTCGTTCGCGAGGGACTGCGCAACGTGGCTGCCGGCGCCGACCCCATCTCGCTCAAGAAGGGCATCGAGAAGGCCGTCAAGGCCATCACCGACCAGCTCCTCGCTGACGCCAAGGAGGTCGAGTCGAAGGAGCAGATCGCGGCCACCGCATCGATCTCCGCCGCCGACGCCTCGATCGGCGAGCTGATCGCCGAGGCGATCGACAAGGTCGGCAAGGAGGGCGTGGTCACCGTCGAGGAGTCCAACACCTTCGGCACCGAGCTCGAGCTCACCGAGGGCATGCGCTTCGACAAGGGCTACATCAACCCCTACTTCGTCACGGACCCGGAGCGCCAGGAGGCTGTCTTCGAGGACCCGTACATCCTCATCGCGAACCAGAAGATCTCGAACATCAAGGACCTTCTGCCCATCGTCGACAAGGTGATCCAGGAGGGCAAGGAGCTCCTCATCATCGCCGAGGACGTCGAGGGCGAGGCTCTCGCGACGCTCGTGCTCAACAAGATCCGCGGCATCTTCAAGTCGGCTGCCGTCAAGGCTCCCGGCTTCGGCGACCGTCGCAAGGCTCAGCTGCAGGACATCGCGATCCTCACCGGCGGCCAGGTCATCACCGAAGAGGTCGGCCTCAAGCTCGAGAACGCCACGGTCGACCTGCTCGGCCGCGCTCGCAAGGTCATCATCACCAAGGACGAGACCACGATCATCGAGGGTGCCGGCGACTCGGCTCAGCTCGAGGGTCGCGTGACGCAGATCCGTCGTGAGATCGACAACACCGACAGCGACTACGACCGCGAGAAGCTCCAGGAGCGTCTTGCGAAGCTCGCCGGCGGCGTCGCCGTCATCAAGGCGGGTGCGGCGACCGAGGTCGAGCTCAAGGAGCGCAAGCACCGCATCGAGGACGCCGTCCGCAACGCGAAGGCAGCCGTCGAAGAGGGTGTCGTCGCCGGTGGTGGCGTCGCGCTCATCCAGGCGGGCAAGACCGCTTTCGCGGGTCTCGAGCTCTCGGGTGACGAGGCGACCGGTGCGAACATCGTGCGCGTCGCGATCGAGGCCCCGCTCAAGCAGATCGCGCTCAACGCCGGTCTCGAGCCGGGCGTCGTGGCCAACAAGGTCGCCGAGCTCGAGATCGGTTTCGGCCTCAACGCCGCGACCGGCGAGTACGGTGACCTGTTCGCACAGGGCATCATCGACCCCGCCAAGGTCACGCGCTCGGCGCTGCAGAACGCTGCGTCGATCGCCGGTCTGTTCCTGACCACCGAGGCCGTCGTCGCCGAGAAGCCGGAGAAGAACCCGGCTCCCGCGGGCGACCCGACGGGTGGCATGGACTTCTGA
- a CDS encoding helix-turn-helix domain-containing protein, translating into MPTGKTPVPGPLSRHIAVTISSEMRRRGLRQTDIAAEAGMSPSQLSRALSASKVFTVDQLAAVCRAVGLSLSEVVAQASTETVPGAGDIANVTEIRVRPPREDGRAVAKMPEGDRGGDHGDG; encoded by the coding sequence GTGCCCACTGGAAAAACCCCCGTCCCCGGCCCGCTGAGCCGACACATCGCCGTCACGATCTCGTCCGAGATGCGTCGACGAGGCCTGCGGCAGACCGACATCGCCGCGGAAGCCGGTATGTCTCCCTCGCAGCTGTCGCGAGCGCTGTCGGCGAGCAAGGTGTTCACCGTCGACCAGCTCGCCGCCGTCTGCCGCGCCGTCGGGCTGTCGTTGTCGGAGGTCGTCGCGCAGGCCTCGACCGAGACGGTACCCGGGGCCGGCGACATCGCGAACGTCACCGAGATCCGTGTCCGACCCCCGCGAGAAGATGGTCGGGCAGTGGCCAAGATGCCGGAGGGCGATCGCGGAGGGGACCATGGCGACGGATGA
- a CDS encoding helix-turn-helix domain-containing protein translates to MADSLLSARVARSVRAILAEKRLTQEWLAEASGIPMRTLARRLHVRRPSPLSIEELATIAVALGVGMGDLLPGFEHPRPQEERAARTPPPAGGAGSPDPADVIDSDHGSLEMKDSASTVLRRPESRPSGLPPT, encoded by the coding sequence ATGGCAGACAGTTTGCTAAGCGCCCGTGTCGCCCGGTCCGTGCGAGCGATCCTCGCCGAGAAGCGTCTCACCCAGGAGTGGCTCGCTGAGGCCAGCGGCATCCCGATGCGCACCCTCGCGCGACGTCTGCACGTGCGCCGCCCGAGCCCGCTGTCGATCGAGGAGCTCGCGACGATCGCGGTGGCGCTCGGCGTCGGCATGGGCGATCTGCTGCCCGGGTTCGAACACCCCCGCCCGCAGGAGGAGCGGGCAGCTCGGACACCCCCGCCCGCAGGAGGAGCGGGGAGCCCGGACCCCGCCGACGTGATCGACTCAGATCACGGCAGTCTCGAGATGAAGGACTCGGCGTCGACCGTCTTGCGACGTCCTGAATCCCGTCCCTCGGGCTTGCCGCCCACGTAG
- a CDS encoding 3-oxoacyl-ACP synthase III — translation MHGNATIRYDDVALLSVASVLPTRVTTSDSIEERLGGALAQLRLKPGLLRRVAGVNERRNWAEGESSDVATIEAGRQALEQAGVAPSQIGLIINTSVSRKHLEPSVAVRLHHGLGLPSSAINFDVANACLGFINGMTLASGMIQSGQIDYAIIVNGEDADEIQVNTVDRLNRGGLDRDGFMSEFASLTLGSGAAAAVLGRASEHPEGHRIVGGVTRAATQFHELCVGSVDGMFTDAKALLKGGLALVVDAWREAQSTFSWSSMNRYVTHQVSSVHTNAIVKAVGLDRRRVPVTYPELGNVGPASIPITLAAEQATLRRDDRVLLMGVGSGLNTSMLELAW, via the coding sequence TTGCACGGAAACGCCACCATTCGTTATGACGATGTCGCCCTCCTCTCGGTCGCGAGCGTCCTGCCGACCAGGGTGACCACCTCGGACTCGATCGAAGAACGACTGGGCGGCGCGCTCGCGCAGCTGCGGTTGAAGCCCGGCCTGCTGCGCCGCGTCGCCGGGGTCAACGAACGACGCAACTGGGCCGAAGGCGAGTCCTCCGATGTCGCGACGATCGAAGCGGGGCGTCAGGCCCTCGAACAGGCCGGGGTCGCTCCCTCCCAGATCGGGCTCATCATCAACACCTCGGTCTCGCGCAAGCATCTCGAGCCGTCCGTGGCGGTGCGGCTGCACCACGGTCTCGGCCTGCCGTCGTCGGCGATCAACTTCGACGTCGCCAACGCCTGCCTGGGCTTCATCAACGGCATGACCCTGGCTTCGGGGATGATCCAGTCGGGTCAGATCGACTACGCGATCATCGTCAACGGCGAGGATGCCGACGAGATCCAGGTCAACACCGTCGACCGACTCAATCGCGGCGGTCTCGATCGCGATGGCTTCATGAGCGAGTTCGCCTCGCTCACCCTCGGCTCGGGTGCCGCCGCGGCCGTGCTCGGCCGGGCGAGCGAGCACCCCGAGGGCCACCGCATCGTCGGCGGCGTCACCCGTGCCGCGACGCAGTTCCACGAGCTGTGCGTCGGCAGCGTCGACGGCATGTTCACCGACGCCAAGGCGCTCCTCAAGGGCGGGCTCGCGCTCGTGGTCGATGCCTGGCGCGAAGCCCAGTCGACCTTCTCGTGGTCGTCGATGAACCGCTACGTCACCCACCAGGTCTCGTCTGTCCACACCAACGCGATCGTGAAGGCGGTGGGCCTCGACCGGCGGCGTGTTCCGGTGACCTACCCCGAGCTCGGCAACGTCGGGCCGGCGTCGATCCCCATCACCCTCGCCGCCGAACAGGCGACACTGCGGCGCGACGACCGCGTGCTGCTGATGGGCGTGGGGTCCGGTCTGAACACGAGCATGCTGGAACTCGCCTGGTGA
- a CDS encoding nitroreductase family protein produces MTGAYEAARARRSWSRVTDAAPSHDELVRLVSAAGRVADHSSLRPWRLIELRGDDRLRLGRALNKADGKGGISTKPMRAPLLIAVVASYSKKSKVPRWEQETVAAGVAHMLSLLLDEAGWGVFWRTGDATRSKAVAKAHRLGKREELLGWLYVGGKPEGRDSGRRKTVDAESFISRLP; encoded by the coding sequence GTGACCGGCGCCTACGAGGCAGCCCGCGCACGCCGCTCGTGGTCGCGCGTGACCGACGCGGCACCGTCGCACGACGAGCTCGTGCGACTGGTGTCGGCGGCCGGTCGCGTCGCCGACCATTCGTCGTTGCGCCCGTGGCGGTTGATCGAGTTGCGCGGCGACGACCGGCTGCGTCTCGGTCGCGCCCTCAACAAGGCGGACGGTAAGGGCGGCATCTCCACCAAGCCCATGCGCGCGCCGCTGCTGATCGCCGTGGTCGCGAGCTACAGCAAGAAGAGCAAGGTGCCCCGCTGGGAGCAGGAGACCGTCGCCGCGGGCGTCGCCCACATGCTGAGCCTCCTTCTCGACGAGGCAGGCTGGGGCGTGTTCTGGCGCACCGGCGATGCGACGCGGTCGAAGGCTGTGGCCAAGGCCCACCGACTCGGCAAGCGCGAAGAGCTGCTCGGGTGGCTCTACGTGGGCGGCAAGCCCGAGGGACGGGATTCAGGACGTCGCAAGACGGTCGACGCCGAGTCCTTCATCTCGAGACTGCCGTGA
- the msrB gene encoding peptide-methionine (R)-S-oxide reductase MsrB: MTYSVNKTDEQWREELSPEQYAVLRQAGTERAWTGELLDEARAGLYTCAACGSELFQSGTKFDSHCGWPSFYESVRPEAVELIEDRSHGMVRTEVRCANCGSHLGHVFPDGFGTPTGDRYCMNSLSLSFTPEQGK; the protein is encoded by the coding sequence ATGACGTATTCCGTGAACAAGACCGACGAGCAGTGGCGCGAGGAGCTCAGCCCCGAGCAGTACGCGGTGCTGCGCCAGGCGGGCACCGAGCGTGCGTGGACCGGTGAACTGCTCGACGAGGCACGCGCCGGCCTGTACACCTGCGCCGCGTGCGGCTCCGAGCTGTTCCAGAGCGGGACGAAGTTCGACTCGCACTGCGGCTGGCCGAGCTTCTACGAGTCGGTGCGGCCCGAGGCGGTCGAGCTCATCGAAGACCGCTCGCACGGCATGGTCCGCACCGAGGTGCGGTGCGCCAACTGCGGCTCGCACCTGGGCCACGTCTTCCCCGACGGCTTCGGCACGCCGACCGGCGACCGGTACTGCATGAACTCGCTGTCGCTGTCGTTCACCCCCGAGCAGGGGAAGTGA
- a CDS encoding ImmA/IrrE family metallo-endopeptidase, giving the protein MATDDDLIEVLTGLGVSVVVTDLPPDRDGEYEHDARIVRLRPRMARRLHRSVLAHECAHAVHGDVVVADARLAERQERRADEWAAERLITLDDYGWAETLHSGHVEAMAVELDVTVTLVEAFRRVLARRLAPAGS; this is encoded by the coding sequence ATGGCGACGGATGACGACCTGATCGAGGTGCTGACGGGGCTCGGAGTGAGCGTGGTCGTGACCGACCTGCCACCCGACCGCGACGGCGAGTACGAACACGACGCCCGCATCGTGCGCCTGCGTCCGCGCATGGCACGCCGGCTGCACCGTTCCGTCCTCGCACACGAGTGCGCGCACGCCGTCCATGGCGATGTCGTGGTCGCTGACGCCCGTCTCGCCGAGCGCCAGGAGCGCCGGGCCGACGAATGGGCCGCCGAGCGTCTCATCACGCTCGACGACTACGGGTGGGCCGAGACCCTGCACTCCGGGCACGTCGAGGCGATGGCCGTCGAGCTCGACGTCACCGTCACGCTCGTCGAGGCGTTCCGACGGGTGCTCGCGCGCCGGCTGGCACCGGCGGGGTCATGA
- a CDS encoding LytR C-terminal domain-containing protein produces the protein MPTTTYPKDRFDELPADLARVGAHRAENPRLRASVLLFWSAVAVLVLVAAGIFGTLVVTGRISLFPTSSSTAPAAEAPAAAAPVVDTSYPVLILNATTERGLANSVADVVVAAGWSAETVDAGEAGSQDFPTTTIYYLTVEDEGAARGLAEVIGGADVELSDAYPGPADADGAPGKQLTIVLGADRVEGAETGG, from the coding sequence GTGCCGACAACGACATACCCGAAAGACCGCTTCGACGAGCTGCCCGCCGATCTCGCTCGTGTCGGCGCGCACCGCGCCGAGAACCCGCGGCTGCGGGCCAGCGTGCTGCTGTTCTGGTCGGCGGTCGCGGTGCTCGTGCTCGTCGCGGCCGGCATCTTCGGCACGCTTGTCGTGACCGGACGCATCTCGCTGTTCCCGACATCGAGCTCGACGGCGCCCGCCGCCGAGGCGCCCGCGGCCGCCGCGCCGGTGGTGGACACGTCGTATCCGGTGCTCATCCTCAATGCCACCACGGAGCGGGGCTTGGCCAACTCGGTCGCGGACGTCGTGGTCGCCGCGGGCTGGAGTGCAGAGACGGTGGATGCCGGCGAGGCCGGGTCGCAGGATTTCCCGACGACGACCATCTACTACCTGACCGTCGAGGACGAGGGGGCCGCTCGAGGGCTGGCAGAGGTCATCGGGGGCGCCGACGTCGAGCTGAGCGATGCCTACCCCGGCCCCGCCGACGCCGACGGGGCACCCGGAAAGCAGCTGACGATCGTGCTCGGCGCCGACCGGGTGGAAGGCGCCGAAACCGGCGGATGA
- a CDS encoding cold-shock protein, with amino-acid sequence MTQGTVKWFNAEKGFGFITVAEGQDVFVHYSNIEMSGFRVLEEGQAVEFTVGTGQKGPQAESVRPVA; translated from the coding sequence ATGACACAGGGCACCGTGAAGTGGTTCAACGCCGAGAAGGGCTTCGGCTTCATCACCGTCGCGGAGGGACAGGACGTCTTCGTCCACTACTCCAACATCGAGATGAGCGGATTCCGCGTTCTCGAAGAAGGCCAGGCGGTCGAGTTCACCGTCGGCACCGGGCAGAAGGGCCCGCAGGCCGAGTCGGTGCGCCCCGTCGCCTGA
- a CDS encoding DUF2332 domain-containing protein, with the protein MPDEISAIVERYRRFAVVEAPGRSDLYAAWASRVAEDPAVQRVLVRLPGMRRQPPLVFAVSRLLGSGDVDAEAWSAWLLENADAVVAECLARSVQTNEPLRCAALLPALSLVDGPIALLEIGASAGLCLYPDRYSYVFTSRDDEVRLDPDDGPSPVVLHCSVRGERMPRVRMPEVVWRAGIDLNPLDVRESRDVDWLAGLVWPGEVGRAERIRAAAGIAAADPPLLRSGDALALLAEVAVQAPADATLVVSTPGVLAHIPRAIRGEVIAAARAAGRWLTIDDPALHDGWRGGIPIGWADGFAVALDGEITAAADPLGRWWEWRPGSETNAP; encoded by the coding sequence ATGCCCGATGAGATCTCCGCCATCGTCGAGCGCTACCGACGCTTCGCCGTCGTCGAGGCGCCCGGAAGGTCGGATCTGTACGCGGCGTGGGCGAGCCGCGTCGCCGAGGACCCCGCGGTGCAGCGCGTGCTCGTCCGGCTGCCGGGGATGCGGCGTCAGCCGCCCCTGGTGTTCGCGGTGAGCCGACTGCTGGGTTCCGGCGACGTCGATGCCGAGGCGTGGTCGGCCTGGCTGCTCGAGAATGCGGATGCCGTCGTTGCCGAGTGCCTCGCGCGGTCGGTGCAGACCAACGAGCCGCTGCGGTGCGCCGCGCTGCTGCCCGCGCTCAGCCTCGTCGACGGCCCCATCGCGCTCCTCGAGATCGGTGCCAGTGCGGGGTTGTGCCTGTACCCGGATCGCTACTCGTACGTCTTCACCTCTCGGGACGACGAGGTTCGGCTGGACCCCGACGACGGCCCGTCGCCCGTGGTGCTCCACTGCTCGGTGCGTGGCGAGCGGATGCCGCGTGTGCGCATGCCCGAGGTGGTCTGGCGCGCCGGCATCGACCTGAACCCTCTCGACGTGCGGGAATCGCGCGACGTGGACTGGCTCGCCGGGCTCGTATGGCCGGGCGAGGTCGGGCGCGCCGAGCGCATCCGCGCCGCCGCCGGGATCGCGGCGGCCGATCCGCCGCTCCTGCGGTCGGGGGATGCCCTCGCGCTCCTCGCCGAGGTCGCGGTCCAAGCGCCGGCCGACGCGACGCTCGTCGTGTCGACCCCCGGGGTGCTGGCGCACATCCCTCGGGCGATCCGCGGCGAGGTGATCGCGGCTGCACGCGCCGCGGGGCGGTGGCTGACCATCGACGATCCGGCGCTGCACGACGGGTGGCGCGGCGGCATCCCGATCGGATGGGCGGACGGCTTCGCCGTGGCGCTCGACGGGGAGATCACGGCGGCGGCGGATCCGCTCGGACGCTGGTGGGAGTGGCGTCCCGGATCGGAGACGAACGCGCCGTAG
- a CDS encoding alpha/beta fold hydrolase: MILAAPAALPGVEPGISRTLVVPGVGDDAGSPRHWHVLDTGGLLADAGAEPVGTIVAVHGNPTWSYLWRGVIAASLERARSGRAAWRVVAVDQLEMGFSERTGIARGLDQRIDDLGALIDALSLSGRVVTLGHDWGGPISLGWAVRHRDRVDAVAVLNTAVHHPAGMPLPAALRVAGARSLLATTTTRTTAFLDTTLALADPPLDPAVRATYRAPYASAARRRGIGAFVADIPATPDHPSTPALDEIAGGLTGVTVPALLLRGPRDPVFGEHHLDDLARRLPHADVHRFEGAGHMLAEERPYADVVLDWLDDRVLAAPAPGEDAMQEASLDAGTPEPASTPLWQRLAERRDDDDTAVVDLTRRTAGEPVRVSWRSLADRVDQLAAGLTAFGVRPGDRVSLLVQPGPTLTAVLYACLRIGAVVVVADRGLGVRGLSRAVRGTEPAFVIGERAGLAAARALGWPGRKISAPHLPAPAARALGVETSLVELARTGAGGALPPEPRPEDEAAILFTSGSTGPAKGVVYTHAQLSALRDALAEHFEVGAETGLVTGFAPFALLGPALGTRSATPRMDVSAPRTLTATAVAEAVRASQAGIVFLSPAALANVCATAGALSPSDRAALAEVKTFLSTGAPVGIDLLRRAHELMPNARAHTPYGMTECLLVTDITLDELERTQSSPDAGVCVGTPIGTGTVRISALDAGGRATGELSDAAGVTGEVVISAPHLKRGYHRLWATDRAAVRSTHAVAGRWHRTGDVGHLDPQGRLWIEGRLPHVITTSSGPVTPVGPEQQIETVDDVRRAAVVGVGPRGGQVCVAVVESAPDARRADLASPELTARVRSAADLPLAAVLVVPGLPTDIRHNSKIDRSRLSAWAERLLAGEKPGAP, translated from the coding sequence GTGATCCTCGCGGCTCCTGCGGCACTCCCCGGCGTCGAGCCGGGCATCTCGCGCACGCTCGTCGTCCCGGGCGTCGGCGACGATGCCGGGTCCCCTCGGCACTGGCACGTGCTCGACACCGGCGGGCTGCTCGCGGACGCCGGCGCCGAACCGGTCGGCACCATCGTGGCGGTACACGGCAATCCGACCTGGTCGTATCTCTGGCGGGGGGTCATCGCCGCCTCTCTCGAGCGGGCTCGCTCCGGGCGAGCGGCCTGGCGTGTCGTCGCCGTCGACCAGCTCGAGATGGGATTCTCCGAGCGCACCGGCATCGCACGGGGGCTCGACCAGCGCATCGACGACCTCGGCGCCCTGATCGACGCGCTGAGCCTGTCCGGCCGTGTCGTGACCCTCGGGCACGACTGGGGCGGGCCCATCTCGCTCGGCTGGGCGGTGCGCCACCGCGACCGCGTCGACGCCGTCGCCGTGCTCAACACCGCCGTGCACCACCCGGCGGGGATGCCGTTGCCCGCGGCTCTGCGCGTCGCCGGGGCGCGATCGCTCCTCGCCACCACCACGACCCGCACCACGGCCTTCCTCGACACCACCCTGGCGCTGGCCGATCCGCCCCTCGATCCGGCGGTGCGCGCGACGTACCGCGCGCCGTACGCGAGCGCCGCGCGTCGCCGCGGCATCGGCGCCTTCGTGGCGGACATCCCGGCCACGCCCGACCATCCGAGCACGCCCGCGCTCGACGAGATCGCCGGCGGCCTGACCGGAGTGACCGTTCCCGCTCTCCTGCTGCGCGGTCCGCGCGACCCCGTCTTCGGCGAGCATCACCTCGACGATCTGGCGCGCCGCCTTCCCCACGCCGACGTGCACCGCTTCGAGGGGGCCGGTCACATGCTGGCCGAGGAGCGTCCCTACGCGGACGTCGTGCTCGATTGGCTGGATGATCGGGTGCTTGCGGCTCCCGCACCGGGCGAGGACGCGATGCAGGAGGCCTCCCTCGACGCAGGGACGCCGGAGCCGGCATCCACACCCCTGTGGCAGCGGCTGGCCGAACGCCGTGACGACGATGACACCGCGGTGGTCGACCTCACCCGCCGCACCGCCGGTGAGCCCGTACGCGTGAGCTGGCGCTCGCTCGCGGATCGGGTCGATCAGCTCGCCGCAGGACTGACGGCCTTCGGCGTGCGACCGGGAGACCGTGTCTCGCTGCTGGTCCAACCCGGTCCGACCCTCACGGCGGTGCTCTACGCGTGTCTGCGCATCGGCGCCGTCGTCGTGGTCGCCGACCGCGGGCTCGGCGTCCGGGGGCTCTCCCGCGCCGTTCGCGGCACCGAGCCCGCGTTCGTGATCGGCGAGCGGGCCGGGCTCGCGGCCGCACGCGCGCTCGGCTGGCCGGGACGGAAGATCTCGGCCCCGCACCTGCCCGCACCCGCGGCGCGCGCCCTGGGCGTCGAGACGAGTCTCGTCGAGCTCGCCCGTACCGGCGCGGGCGGCGCGCTTCCTCCCGAACCGCGCCCCGAGGACGAGGCGGCCATCCTGTTCACCTCGGGATCGACCGGGCCGGCCAAGGGTGTCGTGTACACGCACGCGCAGCTGTCGGCGCTGCGCGACGCGCTCGCGGAGCACTTCGAGGTCGGCGCCGAGACCGGACTGGTGACGGGCTTCGCTCCCTTCGCCCTGCTCGGCCCCGCCCTCGGCACGCGGTCGGCGACGCCTCGCATGGACGTCTCGGCGCCGCGCACCCTCACCGCGACAGCCGTGGCCGAAGCCGTCCGCGCCTCCCAGGCGGGCATCGTGTTCCTCTCGCCCGCCGCGCTCGCGAACGTCTGCGCCACCGCCGGGGCCCTCTCGCCGAGCGATCGGGCCGCTCTCGCCGAGGTGAAGACGTTCCTCTCCACCGGAGCCCCCGTGGGCATCGACCTCCTGCGCCGAGCGCACGAGCTCATGCCCAACGCCCGCGCGCACACGCCGTACGGCATGACCGAGTGCCTGCTGGTGACCGATATCACCCTGGACGAGCTCGAACGTACGCAGAGTTCGCCCGACGCGGGGGTCTGCGTCGGCACTCCGATCGGGACGGGCACAGTGCGCATCAGCGCTCTCGATGCCGGGGGGCGGGCAACCGGCGAGCTCTCGGATGCCGCAGGCGTGACCGGCGAGGTCGTCATCTCGGCTCCGCACCTCAAGCGCGGCTACCACCGGCTGTGGGCCACCGATCGCGCGGCGGTCCGATCGACCCACGCTGTGGCCGGCCGGTGGCACCGCACGGGCGACGTCGGCCATCTCGATCCGCAGGGGCGACTGTGGATCGAGGGGCGCCTCCCCCACGTCATCACCACGTCCTCGGGCCCGGTCACCCCCGTCGGGCCGGAGCAGCAGATCGAGACGGTCGATGACGTGCGCCGTGCCGCGGTCGTCGGCGTCGGGCCGCGCGGCGGCCAGGTCTGCGTCGCGGTGGTCGAGAGCGCTCCCGATGCGCGGCGCGCAGATCTGGCGTCCCCCGAGCTCACCGCCCGGGTGAGGTCGGCGGCCGACCTGCCGCTCGCCGCGGTTCTCGTCGTTCCGGGCCTGCCCACCGACATCCGCCACAACTCGAAGATCGACCGGTCACGGCTGTCGGCGTGGGCCGAGCGCTTGCTCGCGGGCGAGAAGCCGGGTGCACCGTGA
- a CDS encoding DUF3263 domain-containing protein translates to MALSDRDRSLLDFEALWSGHTGAKEEAVRAQLALTPARYYQLLGRLIDSADALAYDPMLVHRLRRLRAAGRRAGDGRAAM, encoded by the coding sequence GTGGCTCTTTCGGATCGCGACCGTTCGCTCCTCGACTTCGAGGCGCTGTGGAGCGGGCACACCGGCGCCAAGGAAGAGGCCGTACGCGCCCAGCTCGCGTTGACGCCGGCGCGCTACTACCAACTGCTCGGTCGCCTGATCGACTCGGCGGATGCGCTCGCCTACGACCCGATGCTGGTGCATCGCCTGCGGCGCCTGCGGGCCGCCGGACGGCGTGCCGGCGACGGCCGCGCAGCCATGTGA